A stretch of the Chlamydia pecorum E58 genome encodes the following:
- a CDS encoding ABC transporter permease has protein sequence MFKYILKRLILIPLTLFAIISINFIILNAAPGDVIEDQAVDSRGEAGKSDKIRTYKGPDRYLQFREHYGLTLPIFFNARPRIPHKKVKLGIEEIVRSSQGNKTSKKSFSQLKILWGDRAKFIMPILLFEASDSSQPLVYRHVAADLFIRGGILQGFVGVNLTPEQRKYNQEVSKSNSLLVKQLSEENIEEKLQVLKQWFKERGGVEAFSYTAKQKWKIFFFETRFFRYISKFCRLDFGTLRNDSHKTVISEVIKRLHCSLTLSVLPMVFGFVLCQVFGMIMALKRNHWIDHGLNFIFLILFSIPVFVAVPWILDNFVINRNIPFTSIPMPYSGLKSSPEVFNELSSFGRLLDILAHSFLPFCAVSYGAFAAQSRLSRSIFLEILGQEYICAAKARGIPLREILLKHVGKNAAAALVTSLASSLGTLLGGALVVETLFDIDGFGKFFYQAILNRDHNVVLFSVFVGSTLSLVGYLLGDILYVILDPRVQFDSRRI, from the coding sequence GTGTTTAAGTATATCTTAAAACGTTTGATTTTGATTCCTCTGACGTTATTCGCGATCATTTCTATTAATTTTATCATTTTGAATGCTGCTCCTGGAGACGTTATCGAAGATCAGGCTGTAGATTCTCGTGGAGAGGCTGGAAAGTCAGATAAAATTCGAACGTATAAGGGCCCTGATCGCTATTTGCAATTTCGTGAGCATTATGGCTTGACCTTACCGATATTTTTTAATGCTCGCCCGAGAATCCCTCATAAAAAGGTGAAGCTGGGTATTGAGGAGATAGTCAGGAGCTCTCAAGGGAACAAAACTTCAAAGAAGAGTTTTTCGCAATTAAAGATCTTATGGGGGGATCGGGCGAAATTTATCATGCCGATATTGTTATTTGAAGCTAGTGATTCCTCTCAGCCGTTAGTTTATCGTCATGTTGCTGCAGATCTGTTTATTCGTGGAGGTATACTTCAGGGCTTTGTAGGAGTAAACTTAACTCCAGAGCAAAGGAAGTATAATCAGGAGGTCTCTAAGAGTAACTCTTTATTAGTAAAGCAGCTATCTGAAGAGAATATTGAAGAAAAGCTCCAAGTATTGAAGCAATGGTTTAAGGAACGAGGAGGGGTGGAGGCCTTTTCTTACACGGCAAAGCAGAAATGGAAGATCTTTTTCTTTGAGACGCGTTTTTTCCGTTATATTTCGAAATTTTGTCGGTTAGACTTTGGGACGTTGCGCAACGACTCACATAAAACTGTAATTTCAGAAGTCATTAAGAGATTACACTGTTCACTAACTCTTTCTGTGCTCCCCATGGTTTTTGGGTTTGTATTGTGTCAGGTGTTTGGAATGATCATGGCACTAAAAAGGAATCATTGGATAGATCATGGGTTAAACTTTATCTTTTTAATTCTCTTTTCGATTCCTGTGTTTGTTGCGGTCCCTTGGATTTTAGATAATTTTGTGATCAATAGAAATATTCCCTTTACCTCGATCCCTATGCCGTATAGTGGTTTGAAATCTTCCCCAGAGGTTTTTAATGAGTTGAGCTCATTTGGGAGGCTTTTGGACATCCTTGCACATAGTTTTTTGCCATTTTGTGCTGTGAGTTATGGCGCCTTCGCTGCACAGTCACGATTGAGCCGATCGATATTTCTTGAAATTTTGGGGCAGGAGTATATTTGTGCAGCAAAGGCGAGGGGGATCCCCCTTAGGGAGATTCTGTTGAAGCATGTAGGGAAAAATGCTGCTGCGGCTTTAGTGACGTCTCTGGCTTCTTCTTTAGGAACACTTTTAGGAGGAGCTTTGGTTGTAGAGACCTTATTTGATATAGATGGCTTTGGGAAATTTTTTTACCAGGCGATTTTAAATCGAGATCACAATGTAGTGTTGTTTTCTGTATTTGTCGGGTCGACATTATCCCTGGTAGGCTATCTTTTAGGGGATATTCTCTATGTAATTTTAGATCCCCGAGTGCAATTTGATAGTAGGAGGATCTAA
- a CDS encoding ABC transporter permease, with protein sequence MPPSVSFFRRFCLAYRKSLSASLAWKCFVCIAIVGIYAPIFASSKPLLVRWHSETFSPLLRYLFFPGFYTKPLDLFFNVFMVVFPFVVLSFKFLRGWVRKVVLCCLMIGQCVGFAWVLSGHVQDPAASASLKKLRAEKIQENMTRTNIEAVTIMPKDIRTWEMERRYMSTYEQLGILIKFAYRQRQDAAVQKYRVAFEGLRNMPMPTLRNLEKKNEKICLERLQHRLQKLQESHEDVLCSWKFVIDEYRPYLMSLLRIQHELNLALYHEWEQPESLIKAYADIERTAEPYRQNLLQVRKILEEHAKLQGAENFIRDKLAWIEKESQNMKILLHPLFSCFHWEDDAGGSREMNKHVAWWQLTRINRKDLLSSLIFGIRIALVVGGIGVAIAFTLGIIIGLISGYFGGAVDMALSRFTEIWETMPMLFILMLVISITQKKSLILDTVLLGCFGWTGFSRYIRVETLKQRNMAYVLAARNLGYSHYHIMVHQILPNAIVPVISLLPFSIMAMISCEAGLTFLGLGEESSASWGNLMREGVAGFPSESAILWPPAFMLTVLLVVIALIGDGVRDALDPRVQD encoded by the coding sequence ATGCCTCCTTCTGTTTCTTTTTTCCGCAGGTTCTGTTTGGCGTATCGCAAGAGTCTTTCTGCCTCTTTAGCATGGAAGTGCTTTGTCTGCATCGCCATTGTGGGGATCTATGCTCCTATATTTGCCAGTAGCAAGCCTTTGCTAGTGCGGTGGCACTCAGAAACCTTTTCTCCTTTGCTTAGATATTTGTTTTTCCCTGGATTCTACACTAAGCCCCTAGATCTATTTTTTAATGTGTTCATGGTGGTATTCCCCTTCGTAGTGCTGTCGTTTAAGTTCCTGCGGGGATGGGTGCGTAAGGTAGTGTTATGTTGTTTGATGATTGGGCAGTGCGTAGGCTTTGCTTGGGTTCTTTCAGGGCATGTTCAAGATCCTGCTGCGAGTGCCTCCTTGAAGAAGCTTCGTGCGGAGAAGATCCAAGAGAACATGACTAGGACAAATATCGAAGCAGTAACCATAATGCCCAAGGATATCCGTACCTGGGAAATGGAACGGCGGTATATGAGTACGTATGAGCAGCTGGGGATTTTAATAAAGTTTGCGTATCGTCAGCGGCAAGATGCGGCAGTACAGAAGTATCGTGTGGCATTTGAAGGGTTGCGGAATATGCCCATGCCAACATTGCGGAATTTAGAAAAGAAGAATGAGAAGATCTGTCTGGAGAGGCTACAGCACAGGCTGCAGAAACTTCAGGAGTCTCACGAAGATGTCCTTTGTTCGTGGAAATTTGTGATAGATGAGTATAGGCCTTATTTAATGTCTTTGCTTCGCATTCAACACGAACTGAACCTTGCTTTGTATCATGAATGGGAACAGCCCGAGAGTCTTATCAAGGCATATGCGGATATAGAAAGGACTGCAGAGCCTTATCGTCAGAACTTACTGCAGGTCCGTAAGATTTTGGAGGAACATGCTAAGCTACAAGGGGCGGAGAACTTCATCCGAGATAAGCTTGCTTGGATAGAGAAGGAGTCCCAGAATATGAAGATCCTGCTACATCCTTTGTTTAGTTGTTTCCATTGGGAAGATGACGCAGGAGGATCTCGAGAGATGAACAAGCATGTTGCTTGGTGGCAGCTCACACGAATCAACCGCAAGGACTTATTGTCTTCATTAATTTTTGGCATTCGGATTGCTTTGGTTGTAGGTGGAATAGGAGTTGCAATTGCATTCACTTTGGGGATCATTATTGGGTTGATCTCGGGGTATTTCGGTGGTGCTGTAGATATGGCTTTGTCACGTTTCACGGAAATCTGGGAAACTATGCCGATGTTATTTATCTTGATGCTTGTGATTTCTATCACACAGAAGAAATCCTTAATTTTAGATACTGTCCTCTTAGGATGTTTCGGCTGGACAGGGTTTAGCAGATATATCCGCGTGGAGACATTAAAGCAGCGCAATATGGCCTATGTCTTAGCAGCAAGAAACTTAGGCTATAGTCATTACCACATTATGGTTCATCAGATTTTACCTAATGCGATAGTCCCTGTGATTTCCTTGTTGCCCTTTTCTATAATGGCCATGATTAGTTGCGAAGCGGGTTTGACATTCTTAGGCTTAGGAGAAGAGAGCTCCGCATCTTGGGGCAATCTTATGCGTGAGGGCGTTGCAGGGTTCCCGTCAGAAAGCGCGATTCTTTGGCCTCCAGCATTTATGCTTACGGTACTACTTGTTGTGATTGCCCTAATTGGAGATGGAGTTCGGGACGCCTTAGATCCCCGTGTCCAGGATTAA
- a CDS encoding MGMT family protein: MNDSLLVSKELKDSLAQACSQGVPIAKTPPLQLIVHFHNSYIVKTELTVAPIFSCLCLGAASHKAMEEVLLWCAKYAQKLPPKKPSSYINITTLPEKRREILNALLKIPFGETRTYGEIATQTDSHPRAVGAACKSNPFLLLFPCHRVLGSRQERNYVAGSQIQETLLNFEAQG, encoded by the coding sequence ATGAACGACAGCCTTCTTGTCTCTAAAGAGCTTAAGGACTCTTTAGCTCAAGCTTGCTCTCAAGGGGTTCCGATAGCAAAAACTCCTCCCTTGCAATTGATCGTACACTTTCATAACAGCTATATTGTAAAGACAGAGCTTACTGTAGCGCCGATATTTTCGTGCTTATGTTTGGGGGCTGCATCACACAAAGCTATGGAAGAGGTTCTTCTATGGTGTGCAAAATATGCACAAAAACTTCCCCCAAAGAAGCCTTCCTCCTATATCAACATAACCACCCTCCCAGAAAAACGTCGGGAAATTCTCAACGCTCTATTAAAGATCCCTTTTGGCGAGACCCGCACCTATGGAGAGATTGCTACACAGACAGACTCCCATCCAAGAGCCGTAGGAGCCGCCTGCAAGTCCAACCCATTTCTTTTACTGTTCCCCTGTCATAGGGTGCTCGGCAGCCGCCAGGAGCGCAATTATGTGGCAGGAAGCCAGATCCAAGAGACCTTACTCAACTTCGAAGCTCAGGGTTAA
- a CDS encoding toxin-antitoxin system YwqK family antitoxin, which produces MKHVFFCILLSLSSSAYGSARKSDPSVMKETFRNNYGIVVSGREWTKRGCDGTITKILKDGSTLHEVYVGGLLHGEITLTFPHTTTFAVVKTYDQGRLTSYKTFFHNGQPAQEELFHEDDSFTITRWPDTKDNNTITDPYFVETTYQGRVLEGNYRSFNGKYASTIHNGEGVRSIFSPNNDLLAEEAFFEGVMVKRTTFYPNRDPETITHFVNGQPHGLRLTYLMGGIPNTIEEWRSGTQDGTTTTFKNGCKTSEISFVKGQKEGIELRYNEQNVIAEEVSWRNNALHGMRKVYAGGVYKCEWYHRGRLVSKAKFERLNAAG; this is translated from the coding sequence ATGAAACACGTATTTTTTTGTATTCTACTTTCACTATCGAGCTCTGCATATGGTTCTGCTCGTAAAAGTGATCCTTCTGTCATGAAAGAGACCTTTCGTAACAACTATGGTATCGTAGTTTCCGGAAGAGAATGGACAAAACGAGGATGTGACGGCACCATTACGAAAATACTAAAAGATGGATCTACTTTACATGAGGTTTATGTAGGGGGGCTACTTCATGGAGAGATAACATTAACCTTTCCCCACACAACAACGTTTGCTGTAGTAAAGACCTATGATCAAGGGAGACTCACATCATACAAGACGTTCTTTCATAATGGCCAGCCTGCCCAAGAAGAGCTTTTCCATGAGGATGACTCCTTCACAATAACACGTTGGCCCGACACTAAAGATAACAATACCATCACAGATCCTTATTTCGTAGAAACGACCTATCAAGGAAGGGTTCTTGAAGGAAACTACCGTTCTTTCAATGGCAAGTACGCCTCTACTATCCATAATGGTGAGGGTGTACGTTCTATCTTTTCCCCTAATAACGACCTTCTTGCTGAAGAAGCTTTTTTCGAAGGTGTGATGGTAAAAAGAACTACCTTCTACCCTAACCGAGATCCAGAAACAATCACGCATTTCGTCAACGGTCAGCCTCACGGCTTGAGATTAACGTATCTCATGGGAGGGATTCCTAACACTATCGAGGAGTGGCGCTCAGGAACTCAAGATGGCACGACAACAACGTTCAAAAATGGCTGTAAGACCTCTGAAATTTCCTTCGTCAAAGGGCAAAAGGAAGGCATAGAGCTGCGTTATAATGAGCAGAACGTCATTGCTGAGGAGGTTTCTTGGCGCAACAATGCCCTTCATGGCATGAGAAAGGTCTATGCTGGAGGAGTTTATAAGTGCGAATGGTACCATCGTGGGCGTTTGGTTTCCAAGGCGAAGTTTGAGCGTCTCAATGCTGCAGGGTAA
- the pheT gene encoding phenylalanine--tRNA ligase subunit beta: MHVPLSLLQTYFSAPLRIKDLLSACDRIGIEAEVHIETSASFSSVITAKILQVCPHPNADKLKVATLFDGSQEYQIVCGAPNCREGIVVPLALPGAKLTDSQGNVLTIKKSKIRGVESQGMCCGADELGLPEELVTHGLLELANDTPLGEDVATIFSETILEISLTPNLGHCASLFGLAREISHVTSAALTLPKEFSLQPMPLQEVPSRNDFSVCPLFCYIKISGIPPASPSPAHLQNALRSLKQKSVNALVDVTNYLMFSLGQPLHAYDARSVHVGSLHVQYTESACSLTLLNNETVMLPKQVPVVCDDERILALAGVMGSLESAVSDETTEIILEGAYFPSEVLRASQNLVPIHSEASYRFSRGVDYNNVVPAFFAAIHYLKKMFPEAEFSPIYVMGEAQRTQKTLLLRASTVERILGETLTTKTIHAKLSSLGFPIREETAKHLRVEIPSYRHDIQREIDLVEEVFRTQSWHVEARKPTPCYTSIYKLKRHLVDLLANSGLQQFFTCDLLKPELAALCDAEHLITLQGSKHATALRPSLLPGLLESTATNLNRQAGGVYAFELGAVYKKVASQYQETQTLSILLSGQAEAPSWLPSQGPLSFFSIKSWIEKILNHLGISSQAYTLEPSNHAYFHPYQQGLLRLHKHTLGILGTVHPKLTKKMQIKHPVFFGELSVDLLNQGQKKTSSQYVPYPIYPSSFRDVTLAVPEELPADALRKELLRSPSKWLERVSIISIYQNKASSNQEKHVSLRLVFQDRKRTLSNQEIDEEYERLVSGLTQRLKDKGMILT; this comes from the coding sequence ATGCATGTCCCCTTATCCTTATTGCAAACATACTTCTCTGCGCCCTTACGTATTAAGGATCTTCTCAGTGCGTGCGATCGTATCGGCATAGAAGCCGAAGTGCATATTGAAACGTCTGCTTCCTTTTCTTCTGTCATTACAGCAAAAATTTTACAAGTTTGTCCCCACCCTAATGCAGATAAACTAAAAGTAGCAACCCTCTTTGATGGTTCTCAAGAGTATCAAATTGTTTGTGGAGCACCAAATTGTCGCGAGGGAATTGTCGTTCCCCTAGCCCTACCCGGAGCGAAACTTACAGATTCCCAAGGGAACGTTCTTACTATAAAAAAATCCAAAATTCGCGGAGTAGAATCTCAAGGGATGTGCTGTGGAGCAGATGAGCTCGGCCTTCCTGAAGAACTCGTGACACACGGCCTTCTTGAGCTTGCAAACGACACTCCACTAGGAGAGGATGTCGCAACAATCTTTAGTGAAACCATCTTGGAGATTTCCCTCACTCCTAATTTAGGCCACTGCGCCTCTCTTTTTGGACTCGCAAGAGAAATCTCCCATGTAACCTCTGCAGCTCTTACTCTTCCTAAAGAGTTTTCTTTGCAGCCCATGCCATTACAAGAGGTCCCTTCACGAAATGATTTTTCCGTATGCCCGCTCTTTTGCTATATAAAGATTTCAGGGATTCCCCCTGCGTCTCCTTCTCCTGCACATCTGCAGAATGCCCTGCGCTCTTTAAAACAGAAATCTGTCAATGCCCTCGTAGACGTCACTAACTACCTTATGTTTTCTCTTGGGCAGCCTCTACATGCCTACGATGCGCGCTCTGTACATGTAGGCTCTTTGCACGTACAATATACAGAGTCTGCATGTTCCCTAACGTTGTTAAATAACGAAACCGTCATGCTTCCTAAACAGGTTCCTGTAGTGTGTGATGATGAGCGGATTTTAGCTCTTGCTGGTGTGATGGGAAGCTTAGAGAGCGCCGTTTCCGATGAAACAACAGAAATTATTTTGGAAGGGGCCTACTTCCCCTCAGAGGTCTTACGGGCTTCTCAAAATCTGGTCCCAATACATTCAGAAGCTAGCTATAGATTTTCTCGTGGGGTGGATTACAATAACGTTGTTCCTGCGTTTTTTGCTGCGATACACTACTTGAAAAAGATGTTTCCAGAAGCAGAGTTCTCCCCAATTTATGTGATGGGAGAAGCCCAACGTACGCAAAAAACTCTCCTCCTAAGAGCCTCTACAGTGGAAAGAATCCTAGGAGAGACGCTGACAACAAAAACCATACATGCAAAGCTCAGCTCTTTGGGATTCCCTATCCGGGAGGAAACAGCAAAGCATCTTCGCGTAGAAATCCCTTCGTACCGCCACGATATTCAAAGAGAAATCGATCTTGTTGAGGAAGTTTTTAGAACACAGTCTTGGCATGTAGAAGCTCGTAAGCCTACGCCATGCTATACCTCTATTTATAAATTAAAACGCCACCTTGTGGATCTATTAGCAAACTCTGGCCTTCAGCAATTTTTCACTTGTGATCTTTTAAAGCCTGAGCTTGCAGCTTTATGTGATGCGGAGCACCTCATTACCCTCCAGGGCTCTAAGCATGCGACAGCCCTAAGGCCTTCCCTACTTCCTGGACTATTAGAAAGCACCGCGACAAACCTTAACAGACAAGCAGGGGGAGTGTACGCTTTTGAGCTAGGAGCAGTATATAAAAAAGTTGCCTCCCAATACCAAGAAACTCAAACGTTAAGCATTCTCCTTTCTGGGCAAGCAGAGGCTCCCTCATGGCTTCCTTCTCAAGGGCCCCTTTCCTTCTTCTCAATCAAGAGTTGGATAGAAAAGATCTTAAATCACCTGGGGATCTCTTCTCAAGCTTATACTCTGGAACCCAGCAACCACGCATACTTCCATCCATACCAACAAGGTCTTCTGCGTTTGCATAAGCATACCCTGGGAATTTTAGGGACAGTACACCCCAAACTTACAAAAAAAATGCAGATCAAACATCCTGTATTTTTTGGAGAGCTCTCTGTGGACCTTCTCAACCAGGGACAAAAGAAAACTTCTTCTCAGTACGTCCCCTATCCGATTTACCCCTCTTCGTTCCGGGATGTGACTCTTGCTGTCCCTGAGGAGCTCCCCGCAGATGCCTTACGTAAGGAACTTTTACGTAGCCCTTCCAAATGGCTTGAAAGAGTTTCTATTATCAGTATATATCAAAATAAAGCTTCCTCGAATCAGGAAAAGCATGTCTCTTTACGGTTAGTATTTCAAGATCGCAAGAGAACATTGTCAAACCAAGAAATAGACGAAGAGTATGAGCGCTTAGTTTCTGGACTGACGCAGCGGCTCAAAGATAAAGGAATGATCCTCACATGA
- a CDS encoding LysM peptidoglycan-binding domain-containing protein codes for MTARKQVTRLRQVLVLSLGLNVLFLLLFYSVIFRKDIYKLCLFSGPLIAKNRYKAQIPENFLHQLATSTFQELSSFFSEERFVFGYPVKLWALSVAIQEFDVDISPALSHELTFTELQDQTRTWLLPNVKEQEFPGVVQYLSLRKFPFTSRGLFKRVASSLGEGKVDEECLYSFCHTPEFLYLRTLLAGADREISVASLARMVIRGGSEVFFSLCSSEKRFSAISEKERQEVLLAYVYREEPLAALLLLEHDSEAILHEFRNEDVQKILCLLPRGFPKCQEFLSRYAQTPREQPELSQNSPPVEENSLFREYIVKEGDSLWVISRREGVSIEELMRRNQLSHHRLLPGKVLKLPPKSS; via the coding sequence ATGACTGCAAGAAAGCAGGTAACAAGGCTTAGACAGGTTTTAGTCTTAAGTCTTGGGCTGAATGTTTTGTTTCTTTTGTTATTTTATTCTGTCATCTTTCGAAAAGACATTTATAAACTGTGTTTATTTTCAGGTCCCTTGATTGCGAAAAACCGCTATAAAGCGCAGATTCCAGAAAATTTTTTGCACCAGCTTGCGACTTCTACTTTTCAGGAGCTTTCTTCTTTTTTTTCTGAAGAGCGTTTTGTTTTTGGCTATCCTGTAAAGCTTTGGGCATTAAGTGTAGCAATTCAGGAGTTTGATGTGGATATTTCTCCTGCGTTATCTCACGAGCTGACATTTACAGAGCTTCAGGATCAGACGCGTACTTGGCTGCTTCCCAATGTGAAAGAGCAGGAGTTCCCTGGGGTAGTACAGTATCTTTCCTTAAGGAAATTCCCGTTTACTTCTCGCGGTTTATTTAAGAGAGTTGCCAGTTCTTTAGGGGAGGGTAAGGTAGATGAGGAATGCTTATATAGTTTTTGCCACACTCCAGAGTTTCTTTATTTGCGGACCCTTTTGGCTGGTGCAGATCGGGAGATCTCTGTGGCTTCTTTGGCTAGGATGGTCATTCGTGGTGGCAGCGAGGTATTTTTTTCATTATGTTCTTCGGAGAAGCGCTTTTCTGCAATCTCTGAGAAGGAGCGTCAAGAGGTTCTGTTGGCCTATGTCTATAGGGAAGAGCCTTTAGCTGCACTGCTTTTGCTAGAGCATGATTCAGAGGCGATCTTACATGAGTTTCGAAATGAAGATGTTCAGAAAATACTTTGTTTGCTTCCTCGTGGGTTTCCTAAGTGTCAAGAATTTCTTTCTCGCTATGCTCAAACCCCTCGAGAGCAACCGGAATTGTCTCAGAACTCTCCTCCTGTGGAGGAGAACTCTCTTTTTCGGGAGTATATAGTGAAGGAGGGAGATTCCCTTTGGGTAATTTCTCGTAGAGAGGGGGTATCTATTGAGGAGTTGATGCGGAGGAATCAGCTGTCACATCATCGCTTGTTGCCTGGGAAGGTTCTAAAGCTTCCTCCAAAGTCGTCATAG
- the yidD gene encoding membrane protein insertion efficiency factor YidD, producing the protein MCFKLRKALLYCALSLIRVYQWTVSPLLGNSCRFFPSCSHYALQALHTHGLLYGLWLTLKRLGKCAPWHPGGIDLVPMTTLEEALEPSQATSDDVTADSSASTPQ; encoded by the coding sequence ATGTGTTTTAAACTTAGAAAAGCCCTGCTCTATTGTGCACTCTCTCTTATTCGTGTGTATCAATGGACTGTCTCCCCTCTTCTTGGCAACTCTTGTAGATTTTTCCCTTCATGCTCCCACTATGCCCTACAAGCCCTTCATACCCACGGACTTCTATATGGCCTTTGGCTCACCCTAAAAAGACTAGGGAAATGCGCTCCCTGGCATCCCGGAGGAATTGACCTCGTCCCTATGACGACTTTGGAGGAAGCTTTAGAACCTTCCCAGGCAACAAGCGATGATGTGACAGCTGATTCCTCCGCATCAACTCCTCAATAG
- a CDS encoding RMD1 family protein, with the protein MRCAAYCTASHYNLHILFHLLKPRFTTVLSREYVMTSSEDSLDQISVFFPYGVAVFWGWEEDEEHKLLQTIIPASPEILPQPEIDCYNFFYGDKLQIRRDRLILADTTLNTKLAISFGLAQSVKLTFFEETIYKTIEDSKKLPQDLAAKGKISMPRKAIAKKIGKLFLDKATVNLHSDILDEPDFFWEHPKTQPIYLDVLSCLDIDSRINVLNHRLTILGDVLEILNDQLNHQHTSSLEWTIIYLIMIEVSVALLKDVFNVF; encoded by the coding sequence ATGCGTTGCGCAGCATACTGTACAGCTTCCCACTATAATCTACATATCCTCTTTCACTTACTAAAGCCGCGCTTTACTACGGTACTATCTCGAGAATATGTGATGACCTCTAGTGAGGACTCTTTAGATCAAATTTCGGTCTTTTTCCCTTACGGCGTTGCGGTGTTTTGGGGATGGGAAGAAGATGAAGAACATAAGCTCTTACAAACCATCATTCCTGCCTCACCAGAAATCCTCCCCCAACCAGAAATTGACTGTTACAACTTTTTCTATGGAGATAAATTACAAATCCGCAGAGACCGCCTTATTCTTGCAGACACAACATTAAATACAAAACTTGCGATTTCCTTTGGCTTAGCGCAATCTGTCAAGCTTACTTTCTTTGAAGAAACAATTTACAAAACTATAGAAGATTCTAAAAAACTCCCTCAAGATCTTGCCGCTAAAGGGAAAATCTCCATGCCCCGAAAAGCAATCGCAAAAAAAATCGGCAAGCTCTTCCTAGACAAAGCTACAGTAAACCTCCATTCAGACATTCTCGATGAACCTGATTTCTTTTGGGAACATCCCAAAACGCAACCGATTTACCTCGATGTTCTTAGCTGCCTAGATATTGACTCCCGTATTAATGTTCTCAATCACAGGCTCACTATTCTAGGGGACGTTTTAGAGATCCTAAATGACCAGCTCAATCACCAACATACCTCCTCTTTAGAATGGACCATCATTTATCTCATTATGATAGAAGTCTCCGTAGCTCTACTTAAAGATGTTTTCAATGTGTTTTAA
- the recO gene encoding DNA repair protein RecO, with protein sequence MRTFTSGIVLQNTPFGKNHLLVTLFSPGGLLKFFAKQGLSLNCTYRDALQPLVFGNYTLRGSSAKTRTLIEGEVRYDFPELKQSYSLLHAGGKMIQAVLSSQWNEKPSPELFSLLFNFLYRLHKSQNPDFFAAIFLLKLLQYEGILDLSPSCSLCNTPLIDTTCYRYQGQKLCKKHAPQEAITLDKDEEHILQAIIYAKHFQELLQLADFPIAITEKISFMFETSLHKETHLAQGDRASRTFHMKH encoded by the coding sequence ATGCGCACTTTCACCTCCGGAATAGTTCTGCAAAACACTCCCTTCGGGAAAAACCATCTTCTCGTGACACTCTTCTCCCCAGGGGGACTCCTAAAGTTCTTTGCAAAACAAGGGCTATCCTTAAACTGCACTTACCGCGATGCCCTACAACCTCTTGTCTTCGGAAACTACACCTTAAGGGGAAGCTCAGCAAAAACCCGCACCCTCATAGAAGGAGAAGTTCGTTACGACTTCCCAGAGCTAAAGCAAAGCTATTCCCTCCTGCATGCAGGAGGGAAAATGATCCAAGCTGTGCTCTCCTCACAATGGAACGAAAAGCCCTCTCCAGAGCTCTTCTCCCTCTTGTTCAATTTCCTCTACCGCCTCCACAAAAGCCAAAATCCTGATTTTTTCGCTGCGATCTTTCTTCTCAAGCTCCTACAATACGAGGGAATCCTGGACCTTTCACCCTCATGTTCTCTGTGTAACACCCCACTAATCGATACCACATGCTACCGCTATCAAGGACAAAAATTATGCAAAAAACACGCTCCCCAAGAAGCCATTACCCTAGATAAAGATGAAGAACATATTCTCCAAGCTATTATCTATGCGAAGCATTTCCAAGAGCTTCTGCAACTCGCAGACTTTCCCATAGCGATTACAGAAAAAATTTCTTTTATGTTTGAAACCTCTTTGCATAAAGAGACACACTTAGCGCAAGGAGATCGTGCCTCCAGAACTTTTCACATGAAACACTAA
- a CDS encoding type I restriction enzyme HsdR N-terminal domain-containing protein: MSSLTPPSEEILSPKKDPSFETKLFDPIRNKALECTPEERVRQDLLFLLIHKLNYPEHLLIVEKELRTLFPLLARKRARLPRRRPDILVITPKTYTDPTGETFHLGEPKPLLLIECKAQVINQNTLIQLLSYNYIIGASCLAIASKKKQLTGFLNPKTQNLDFYPGLPEYSQLLRYYCSLNTLAPQP, encoded by the coding sequence ATGTCCTCATTGACCCCACCCTCAGAAGAAATTCTCTCCCCTAAAAAAGATCCCTCCTTTGAAACAAAGCTATTTGACCCAATCCGCAATAAAGCTTTAGAGTGTACGCCTGAAGAGAGAGTCCGCCAAGACTTGCTTTTTCTCCTTATTCATAAGCTCAACTACCCTGAGCACCTCCTCATCGTAGAGAAGGAACTTAGAACTCTCTTTCCCCTTCTGGCTAGGAAAAGGGCGCGCCTTCCCAGGCGTCGCCCAGATATTCTTGTCATCACGCCCAAAACCTATACAGATCCTACAGGAGAAACTTTCCATCTTGGCGAACCCAAACCCCTGTTACTGATAGAATGCAAAGCGCAAGTGATAAACCAAAATACACTCATCCAATTGCTTAGCTATAACTACATTATTGGTGCTAGCTGCTTAGCAATCGCAAGTAAAAAAAAACAACTTACAGGATTTTTAAACCCTAAAACACAAAATTTAGACTTTTATCCCGGTCTTCCGGAATATTCTCAGCTTCTACGTTATTACTGCTCCTTAAACACCTTAGCTCCACAGCCTTAA